One genomic region from Vibrio sp. SCSIO 43137 encodes:
- a CDS encoding tripartite tricarboxylate transporter permease, which translates to MDVILLGLNEIATVNVLVAIVFGALLGVSIGSIPGLEPAGVIAILLPLTFTLEPLPGVTLLLGVYGGAWYGGAIPAILMNTPGTPVAVLTTYDGYPMTQKGEGKRALSIAYSSSFIGGIISVLSLVLLAPVLSQVANHFGSAEFAMLAALGMIFVVMAHYRQAFAAAMMLGLGIFLGSVGIDRSYNTMTYTFSQEWLMGGIPLVPTVIGLFAMSQAFVLLSQKGNDSQVTRYEGKGRFSGIFTVLKYKVTVFRSATLGVIMGLLPGVGEFGSQFFSYTLAQKFSNNPDKFGKGAEEGLIASETSNNAVTASVMIPLLAFGIPADALMAMLLSVFMVHNYTPGPTLFAEKPEFISGLYISLFLINIIAFLYLTFTSKWIANLTRIRGRFIGAVILILGFIGSYSQNYQFSDALIALGFAIFGYILKRENIPAVPIILGLVLGPVFIARSKQALGVSNGDLSIFIERPISLALLTMIVLSAAVFVFSMFKENRKQIHLQNQ; encoded by the coding sequence ATGGATGTCATTCTTCTCGGATTAAACGAAATCGCCACGGTAAATGTGCTGGTGGCCATTGTCTTTGGTGCTCTTCTCGGGGTTTCGATCGGGTCGATTCCCGGCCTTGAGCCAGCCGGTGTAATCGCCATTTTGCTGCCGCTCACCTTTACATTAGAGCCATTACCGGGCGTTACTCTGTTACTGGGAGTGTATGGCGGAGCGTGGTATGGCGGGGCTATTCCGGCGATTTTGATGAACACCCCCGGCACTCCTGTTGCTGTGCTGACCACCTATGATGGCTATCCTATGACTCAGAAGGGCGAAGGCAAACGGGCTCTTTCAATCGCTTACTCCTCTTCATTTATTGGCGGGATCATCAGTGTGCTTTCTCTGGTACTGCTGGCGCCGGTTCTGTCTCAGGTAGCAAACCATTTTGGTTCCGCTGAGTTTGCTATGCTGGCGGCACTTGGCATGATTTTCGTAGTAATGGCACATTACAGACAAGCTTTTGCCGCTGCCATGATGCTGGGCCTAGGTATATTTCTGGGTTCAGTCGGTATTGATCGCTCCTATAACACCATGACTTATACCTTTAGTCAGGAATGGCTGATGGGCGGGATCCCTCTGGTACCAACGGTGATTGGCTTGTTTGCCATGTCTCAGGCATTTGTGTTGCTCTCTCAGAAAGGCAATGACTCTCAGGTTACCCGTTATGAAGGTAAAGGCCGTTTTTCCGGAATATTTACGGTTTTGAAGTATAAGGTCACTGTGTTTCGCTCTGCGACACTGGGAGTCATTATGGGACTGCTGCCGGGAGTAGGGGAATTTGGTTCTCAGTTTTTCTCTTACACATTAGCGCAGAAGTTTTCCAACAACCCGGATAAGTTTGGCAAAGGCGCTGAAGAGGGCTTGATTGCTTCTGAAACCTCCAATAATGCGGTAACGGCATCGGTGATGATTCCCCTGCTTGCGTTCGGCATTCCTGCTGATGCACTCATGGCCATGTTGCTGTCGGTGTTTATGGTACATAACTATACGCCGGGCCCGACCCTGTTTGCTGAAAAACCTGAGTTTATTTCCGGCCTTTATATCTCGCTGTTTCTTATCAATATTATTGCGTTTCTTTATCTCACATTTACCAGTAAATGGATTGCCAACCTGACCCGTATCCGCGGCCGGTTTATCGGTGCTGTGATTCTGATTCTGGGGTTTATTGGCAGCTATAGCCAGAACTACCAGTTTTCAGATGCGCTGATAGCCCTTGGGTTTGCCATATTCGGCTACATCCTGAAACGGGAAAACATTCCGGCTGTCCCCATTATTCTCGGGCTGGTACTGGGGCCTGTTTTTATCGCCCGTAGTAAGCAGGCTCTCGGGGTTTCCAATGGCGATCTTTCCATTTTTATTGAGCGGCCAATCAGTCTTGCTTTACTGACCATGATTGTTCTCTCCGCTGCAGTATTTGTTTTCAGCATGTTCAAAGAGAACCGAAAACAGATACATCTTCAAAACCAATAA
- a CDS encoding tripartite tricarboxylate transporter substrate binding protein, which translates to MNKITILAAVALSALFTSYTATAADYPSRPVKYVVPWPPGDLEDILTRLIAEEMSKETGKPATVVNKPGGGGIIGASEVSRARADGLTIGSFVADLLTTQILSGNAPFSQDTFEPVGIFLDYPFVIAAKADAPYNNLKELAAYSQSNPVSLAHFGYQALPTAITFKAADEIGLKFSSNAPFDSINCSTLANGDATVINTVTQTILSCLKSGDVKIIASITHERLSLSPEVPTLQEQTGIAQTTWNGLFVKKGTSEKIKNRIAEIAQTALATDKVAEISATTGASVFWIDGEEAKQVISNDYNSAKDLLDYMN; encoded by the coding sequence ATGAATAAGATAACCATTTTAGCCGCTGTCGCGTTGTCAGCTCTTTTTACTTCTTACACCGCAACCGCAGCAGATTACCCGAGCCGGCCGGTAAAATATGTTGTGCCATGGCCTCCGGGAGATCTTGAAGATATCCTTACCCGCTTAATCGCGGAGGAGATGTCTAAAGAGACAGGCAAACCGGCAACTGTGGTTAATAAGCCCGGTGGTGGCGGTATTATTGGTGCATCTGAAGTGTCGCGGGCTCGTGCAGACGGCCTGACCATAGGCTCTTTTGTCGCGGATCTTCTCACCACTCAGATCTTATCCGGCAATGCTCCTTTTAGTCAGGATACTTTTGAACCCGTAGGCATTTTCCTTGATTACCCCTTTGTTATTGCGGCGAAAGCCGATGCACCATATAACAATCTGAAAGAGCTGGCTGCGTATTCTCAGAGTAACCCTGTTTCACTGGCTCACTTTGGCTATCAGGCGCTTCCTACTGCGATTACTTTTAAGGCCGCAGATGAGATTGGGCTGAAGTTCTCATCTAATGCGCCTTTCGACTCTATTAACTGCTCTACATTAGCTAACGGTGATGCCACCGTAATCAACACGGTTACTCAAACCATCCTCTCCTGTCTGAAGTCCGGCGACGTCAAAATCATCGCATCTATTACTCATGAGCGCCTGAGCCTGAGTCCGGAAGTGCCGACTCTTCAGGAACAGACAGGCATTGCACAGACAACGTGGAATGGCCTGTTTGTAAAGAAAGGCACCTCTGAAAAGATTAAAAACCGTATTGCCGAGATTGCCCAAACTGCCCTGGCGACCGATAAGGTAGCAGAAATCAGCGCGACGACTGGCGCCAGTGTTTTCTGGATTGATGGTGAAGAGGCCAAACAGGTGATCAGCAATGATTACAACAGCGCTAAAGATCTTCTTGATTATATGAACTAA
- a CDS encoding universal stress protein has protein sequence MSHEINAIIYASDVHEGSRSAFRVAVRQAVKHQAEIIYVHALDKVNKITPDVSQSLLPKNIEQDHSQQHKEAQIAGIKKRIHRFVDTELSSLEQLPTFSVCIRFGVPEEVIVQASQQFGAGMIVMGNRKVSALSRVFLGSTAQKVLQKSEVPVLIVPLKTK, from the coding sequence ATGAGCCATGAGATTAACGCAATTATTTACGCATCGGACGTTCACGAGGGGAGTCGCAGTGCATTCCGTGTTGCCGTCCGGCAGGCTGTGAAACATCAGGCTGAAATAATCTATGTGCATGCCCTTGATAAGGTGAACAAAATTACCCCGGATGTATCTCAGTCTCTTCTGCCGAAGAACATCGAGCAGGATCATTCTCAGCAGCATAAAGAGGCGCAGATCGCGGGTATCAAAAAGCGCATCCACCGCTTTGTAGATACAGAACTTTCTTCACTGGAACAGCTTCCGACCTTCTCTGTTTGCATCCGTTTTGGTGTTCCGGAGGAGGTGATTGTTCAGGCTTCACAGCAGTTTGGAGCCGGAATGATTGTGATGGGAAACCGGAAAGTGAGTGCGCTTTCGCGTGTTTTTCTCGGTTCAACTGCACAAAAGGTTTTACAAAAATCAGAGGTGCCAGTGTTGATTGTGCCTCTGAAAACTAAGTGA
- a CDS encoding NAD(P)/FAD-dependent oxidoreductase yields the protein MMRHLDSLTYYAATKKYDLSFPRLTEDLDADVVIIGGGFTGINTALELAEKGITNTVILEGRYLGYGGTGRNGGQIMAGLGHDLDTVKKHVGPDGIEELFKIGNLGAAIIKERVEKYNIDADFRHGYAYLGSNHRQEKTLREWEKEFTSVSPDEDIQLLTGSDVKQVIGSDAYTCALKHMGAGHVHSLNLLLGEAKALTEEYGVKIYENSMAISVEYGSTIIVRTPTGSVKAKKLLWACNGFLEGMESELHKKTINTYAFQMATEPLSDELIEQISPIRGAYSDIRPVIDYYRVTNENRLLFGAATRAVEYIPNDLKAWNREQMLKIFPYLDKVKIDLAWGGPLCCSVNLFPQVGTLNDHNNVFYVQGYSGFGVTPSHIVCKVLAEGMSEKTERYELISNIPHLNVLGKDYIAPALLTSGKLWHQVSGYWMGRR from the coding sequence ATGATGAGGCATTTAGATTCGCTAACTTACTATGCTGCAACCAAGAAATATGACCTGAGCTTTCCCAGACTGACAGAAGATCTGGATGCCGATGTGGTCATCATCGGGGGTGGATTTACCGGCATAAATACCGCTCTTGAACTGGCAGAAAAAGGCATTACCAATACCGTCATTCTTGAAGGCCGTTATCTTGGCTATGGCGGAACGGGCCGTAACGGCGGTCAGATAATGGCAGGACTTGGTCATGATCTGGATACGGTTAAAAAACATGTGGGCCCTGACGGCATAGAAGAGCTGTTTAAGATAGGCAACCTTGGTGCCGCCATCATCAAAGAGCGTGTTGAAAAGTACAATATTGACGCCGATTTCCGTCACGGTTATGCCTATCTCGGCAGCAACCATCGTCAGGAGAAAACCCTGCGGGAGTGGGAAAAAGAATTTACTTCCGTATCACCTGATGAAGATATACAGCTACTTACCGGCTCTGATGTAAAGCAGGTCATCGGTTCCGATGCCTACACTTGCGCCCTGAAACATATGGGGGCTGGCCATGTTCACTCTCTTAACCTATTGCTCGGTGAAGCCAAAGCCCTGACTGAAGAGTACGGGGTAAAAATATACGAGAACTCCATGGCCATCTCTGTTGAGTACGGTTCGACCATTATAGTTAGAACGCCTACCGGAAGTGTAAAAGCGAAAAAGCTGCTGTGGGCCTGCAACGGTTTCCTCGAGGGTATGGAATCGGAGCTACATAAAAAGACCATCAACACCTACGCATTTCAGATGGCAACCGAGCCCCTTTCTGATGAGTTAATCGAACAAATCAGTCCCATCCGCGGAGCCTACAGCGATATCCGCCCGGTAATTGATTACTACCGGGTGACCAACGAAAACCGCCTATTGTTCGGTGCTGCAACCCGGGCAGTTGAGTACATTCCCAATGATCTAAAGGCGTGGAACCGCGAGCAGATGCTGAAAATATTCCCTTATCTGGACAAGGTAAAAATAGACCTTGCCTGGGGCGGACCTCTCTGTTGCAGCGTTAACCTGTTCCCGCAGGTGGGGACATTAAATGATCACAACAACGTGTTCTATGTGCAGGGTTACTCCGGCTTTGGTGTCACGCCAAGTCATATCGTCTGCAAGGTGCTCGCAGAAGGGATGAGTGAGAAAACCGAACGCTACGAACTTATCAGCAACATTCCGCATTTAAACGTGCTGGGCAAAGACTATATCGCCCCGGCACTTCTGACCAGTGGCAAGCTGTGGCATCAAGTTTCCGGCTACTGGATGGGTCGGCGTTAA
- a CDS encoding cupin domain-containing protein produces MKPIFLNATLPEMAEIGSITNLGSTVIDGDPQASIAMVDGAPEDSVACGIFKCTTGVFRMQYPFTEHATVLEGELKLKNIDTGEENTFGPGDSWFVAQGTNVEWHVISGHFVKHYLSVAI; encoded by the coding sequence ATGAAACCAATTTTTCTAAACGCAACATTGCCGGAAATGGCAGAAATAGGCAGCATCACTAACCTAGGCTCAACGGTTATTGACGGAGATCCTCAGGCCAGCATCGCTATGGTAGATGGCGCTCCGGAAGATAGCGTTGCCTGCGGCATTTTCAAGTGCACTACTGGTGTGTTCAGAATGCAGTACCCGTTTACAGAACACGCAACGGTTCTTGAAGGAGAGCTGAAGCTGAAAAATATAGATACAGGAGAAGAGAATACTTTTGGCCCCGGAGACTCATGGTTTGTAGCTCAGGGCACCAACGTTGAATGGCACGTTATCTCCGGTCACTTTGTAAAACACTATCTGTCTGTGGCGATATAG
- a CDS encoding DUF2784 domain-containing protein encodes MAYRLLADLVVVLHLLFILFSLLGGMLVLWRVYMLAIHIPAAIWVALVSFNGWICPLTPLENHFRQAAGVEGYPGGFVEHYVIPVIYPAELSFNMQLMLGFAAIGINISVYMAVYLGYKRKQKRKQK; translated from the coding sequence ATGGCTTACCGGCTACTGGCGGATCTCGTTGTCGTACTTCATCTACTGTTTATTCTGTTTTCGCTACTCGGTGGCATGCTGGTGTTGTGGCGTGTCTATATGCTGGCTATCCATATTCCTGCTGCCATCTGGGTTGCGCTGGTCAGTTTTAATGGCTGGATCTGTCCATTGACGCCTTTGGAAAACCATTTCAGGCAGGCGGCGGGAGTCGAAGGGTACCCGGGAGGGTTTGTTGAGCACTATGTCATTCCTGTTATCTATCCGGCTGAGCTAAGCTTTAATATGCAGCTCATGTTGGGATTTGCAGCGATAGGCATCAATATTTCGGTTTATATGGCTGTTTATCTTGGATATAAGCGCAAACAAAAAAGGAAGCAGAAATGA
- a CDS encoding alpha/beta hydrolase translates to MKKILLNLLLFYLLFAALLYTFQRQFLYHPRQASSAYGEMNVSFTVDGITLSGWVLNQKQNRALIYYGGNAESIEANIPFFKAVLPDYAVYLIPYRGYSNNSGSPTEKALYRDALQIFDSVNSKHDSVSLVGRSLGSGIATYVAANRQIDKLVLVTPFDSVENVAREVYWMFPVSLLLKDKYNSAGRVNEITAQTYIFTAEKDAVIPKERTDQLIAEFDNQLKESVIISGAGHNNISQFPAYISKLKRALE, encoded by the coding sequence ATGAAAAAGATTTTATTGAATCTGCTGCTGTTTTATCTGCTGTTTGCTGCTCTTCTCTATACGTTTCAGCGTCAGTTTCTCTATCACCCCAGACAGGCGAGTAGTGCTTACGGCGAGATGAATGTCAGTTTTACTGTTGATGGAATTACCCTTTCCGGCTGGGTGCTGAATCAGAAGCAAAACAGAGCACTAATTTATTACGGCGGTAACGCAGAGAGTATCGAAGCCAATATCCCGTTTTTCAAAGCAGTGCTTCCGGATTATGCGGTTTATCTTATTCCTTATCGGGGGTATAGCAATAACTCAGGCTCGCCGACAGAAAAGGCTCTGTACCGCGATGCTTTACAGATATTTGATTCAGTAAACAGTAAACATGACTCTGTATCTCTGGTGGGCAGAAGTCTTGGTTCTGGCATCGCTACCTACGTTGCGGCCAACAGGCAGATAGATAAACTAGTTTTGGTAACACCGTTTGACAGTGTTGAAAATGTTGCCAGAGAAGTTTACTGGATGTTCCCCGTCTCCTTGCTACTAAAAGACAAGTATAACTCTGCAGGAAGAGTGAATGAGATTACCGCACAAACTTATATCTTTACTGCTGAAAAAGACGCTGTCATCCCCAAGGAAAGAACCGATCAACTTATCGCAGAGTTTGATAATCAACTAAAAGAAAGCGTTATCATTTCAGGCGCAGGCCATAACAATATTTCACAGTTTCCCGCTTATATATCAAAGCTTAAGCGGGCGCTGGAATAG
- a CDS encoding type II toxin-antitoxin system HipA family toxin yields MQELIAYMNGELVGRLKKQSNGAHSFQYDSDWITNSKARPLSLSLKLQLPRINSDAVINYFDNLLPDAPKVRERIVTRYKASSIQPFDLLKEVGKDSVGAITLLPPDKPYKEEPISYKVLDEDKLENVLLAYKSEIPLGMLEEEEDFRISVAGVQEKTALLRFNDQWCIPEGNTPTTHIIKLPIGEIQQAHATLDLTDSVENEYLCIELARELGFDVPEIEMIQVKSVKALAVERFDRRWNRDRTKVLRLPQEDICQVYGKPPSIKYEFQGGPGIAEIMKLLMGSSNALDDQYNFMKFQVFQWAIGATDGHAKNYSIYIEKGGSYRLTPFYDILSAYVVLGGKGLNIRKLKLAMGLKATKGKKYEINKIYAHHFLDTAKSVGFNQDKMQIILDDIQVDLPEAIERVRGRLPKDFPDHVAEAIFGNSLKMVKKLAM; encoded by the coding sequence ATGCAAGAGTTAATAGCCTATATGAATGGAGAGCTTGTCGGCAGGTTGAAGAAGCAGTCAAACGGTGCTCATTCATTTCAATATGATTCCGACTGGATAACAAACAGTAAAGCCCGTCCTCTGTCCCTATCGCTTAAACTGCAACTTCCCCGAATAAACTCAGACGCAGTCATTAATTATTTTGATAACCTGTTGCCTGATGCGCCAAAGGTTAGAGAAAGAATCGTAACCAGATATAAAGCTTCGTCTATTCAACCATTTGATCTTCTGAAAGAAGTGGGTAAAGACAGTGTTGGTGCAATCACCCTTTTACCACCTGATAAGCCGTATAAAGAAGAACCGATAAGCTACAAGGTTTTAGATGAAGATAAGCTGGAAAATGTTCTTCTGGCATACAAGTCAGAGATTCCTCTGGGAATGCTGGAGGAAGAAGAGGACTTCAGGATTTCTGTAGCGGGTGTACAGGAAAAAACAGCTCTTCTTCGTTTTAATGATCAATGGTGTATACCTGAAGGAAACACACCGACCACCCACATTATCAAGCTTCCTATTGGTGAGATACAACAAGCGCATGCAACACTGGATCTAACGGACAGTGTGGAAAACGAATACCTCTGTATTGAACTGGCAAGAGAGCTTGGTTTTGACGTTCCTGAGATTGAAATGATACAGGTGAAGAGTGTGAAAGCTTTGGCTGTGGAACGTTTTGACAGGCGTTGGAACCGGGATAGAACTAAGGTGTTGCGTTTACCTCAGGAAGATATTTGTCAGGTTTATGGAAAGCCTCCGTCGATAAAGTATGAATTTCAGGGAGGCCCCGGTATTGCTGAAATAATGAAGCTGTTAATGGGATCCAGTAATGCTCTGGACGATCAATATAATTTTATGAAGTTTCAGGTTTTTCAATGGGCAATTGGTGCTACGGACGGGCATGCAAAGAACTACTCAATTTATATAGAAAAGGGCGGTAGCTACAGGCTCACTCCTTTTTATGACATCTTATCTGCTTATGTTGTCCTTGGTGGGAAAGGGCTAAATATCAGAAAACTGAAGTTAGCAATGGGGCTAAAAGCCACTAAAGGTAAGAAGTATGAGATCAATAAAATCTACGCTCATCACTTTTTAGATACTGCAAAATCTGTCGGGTTTAATCAGGATAAAATGCAAATCATCTTAGACGATATACAAGTCGATCTTCCTGAAGCCATTGAACGAGTAAGAGGAAGGTTGCCAAAGGATTTCCCTGATCATGTTGCTGAAGCCATATTCGGAAACTCTCTGAAAATGGTTAAAAAGCTGGCAATGTAG
- the hipB gene encoding type II toxin-antitoxin system antitoxin HipB yields MIYSPKQLADRILLIRQQNNWSQSELAKKVGIKQATISNFENNPSRTTLATFFKLLQAMDLVLTVDEKSQNQTSTPDDEDW; encoded by the coding sequence ATGATATACAGTCCAAAGCAACTTGCTGACAGAATACTTCTCATACGGCAACAAAATAACTGGAGCCAAAGTGAACTTGCAAAAAAGGTTGGTATAAAACAGGCAACCATTTCCAACTTTGAAAATAACCCTAGCCGGACTACCCTCGCTACTTTTTTCAAATTGCTTCAGGCAATGGACTTAGTATTAACTGTTGATGAAAAAAGCCAGAACCAGACAAGTACTCCCGATGATGAGGACTGGTGA
- a CDS encoding LysR family transcriptional regulator — protein sequence MKDFDINLLRVMAVLLEERSVTAAAERLYLSQSAVSKQLAKLREVFDDPLFERMARGLNPTPKALSLAPRIYEVLNQVDQLAIPSTFEPENSKRLFNFDLVETAYPVTYPYFMPQLLKLAPCISITSRTWGEDSLGRLLRREIDFGIGIFEWDKRSGTHVTTIPDDLHYVELMRDNSVCLMRKGHPALQEEWNLDTFLKYRHLFVTVGGVSGWLLKEILASENRWMDNAVKMSDVQSAVKLCEASDLLMCYPRSSIKALNMDANLVVMPIPLQLDSGGYFLLWHRHYDNDPSHKWLRELIVEFTPDINSGD from the coding sequence ATGAAAGACTTTGATATAAATCTGTTGCGCGTAATGGCTGTTTTGCTGGAAGAGCGCAGTGTTACCGCGGCTGCGGAGCGTTTATATCTCAGTCAGTCGGCCGTAAGTAAACAGTTGGCAAAATTGCGGGAAGTGTTTGATGATCCGCTGTTTGAACGAATGGCCAGAGGGTTAAACCCTACTCCGAAGGCGCTTTCCCTTGCTCCCAGAATTTATGAAGTGCTTAACCAAGTCGACCAACTGGCGATACCTTCTACCTTTGAGCCGGAGAACAGTAAGCGTCTATTTAACTTTGATCTGGTTGAAACGGCTTATCCAGTTACCTATCCGTATTTTATGCCTCAGCTGCTTAAGCTGGCTCCCTGCATTAGTATTACCAGCAGGACATGGGGGGAAGATAGCCTTGGACGTTTATTGCGCAGGGAAATTGATTTCGGCATCGGTATTTTTGAGTGGGATAAACGCTCCGGAACTCATGTAACCACCATTCCAGATGATCTTCATTATGTGGAGCTGATGCGTGATAACTCTGTCTGTTTGATGCGCAAAGGGCATCCGGCATTGCAGGAAGAGTGGAATCTGGACACTTTCCTTAAATATCGCCACCTGTTCGTGACCGTAGGTGGTGTAAGTGGCTGGCTGTTAAAGGAGATTTTGGCTTCTGAAAACAGGTGGATGGATAACGCCGTTAAGATGTCGGATGTTCAGAGTGCCGTGAAGTTGTGTGAGGCTAGTGATTTGCTGATGTGCTATCCCCGCTCGTCGATAAAAGCACTTAATATGGATGCTAATCTTGTCGTCATGCCTATCCCCCTGCAACTGGATTCCGGTGGCTACTTCTTACTTTGGCACCGCCATTACGATAATGATCCCAGCCATAAATGGCTGCGGGAACTTATTGTTGAGTTTACCCCTGATATAAACAGTGGTGATTGA
- a CDS encoding LysE family translocator produces the protein MLFSTLLPAAFPALALAHFVALLSPGQDFFLIVAHSIRHRLRGSRFICVGVALGNAVYIAIAILGWTSIRDNSLLFSIVEVSGAIYLLWIGFQLLKSKRNSTFPEDDQDQELAPSVIKQLILGLNSALLNPKNALFYMSLMTVILGNQVTLVQQVSCGIWMFLTVLLWDFLVAASIGQPRIQKSLKKSIHLVERGAGAVLIFFSIALFAS, from the coding sequence ATGCTGTTTTCAACCCTTCTCCCTGCGGCTTTTCCTGCATTAGCACTGGCTCATTTCGTCGCGCTGTTAAGTCCGGGGCAGGATTTTTTCTTAATCGTGGCTCATTCAATCCGGCATAGACTGCGTGGTAGCCGGTTTATCTGTGTCGGAGTTGCTCTGGGTAACGCTGTTTATATTGCAATAGCGATACTTGGCTGGACAAGTATCCGCGATAACTCCCTGCTTTTTTCAATAGTTGAAGTATCTGGCGCGATCTATCTGTTATGGATCGGTTTTCAATTGCTAAAAAGTAAAAGAAACAGTACTTTTCCTGAAGACGACCAAGATCAGGAACTGGCGCCCTCAGTAATAAAACAGCTGATCCTTGGCCTGAACTCTGCCTTACTTAACCCTAAAAATGCTCTGTTTTATATGAGCCTGATGACCGTTATTCTGGGAAACCAAGTTACATTGGTTCAGCAAGTTTCTTGTGGTATATGGATGTTTCTCACTGTTTTGCTATGGGATTTTTTGGTTGCTGCGAGCATAGGGCAGCCCCGTATTCAGAAGAGCCTCAAGAAAAGTATTCATCTGGTAGAAAGAGGTGCGGGTGCAGTTCTTATCTTCTTCAGTATTGCTCTGTTTGCAAGCTAG
- a CDS encoding helix-turn-helix domain-containing protein: MSRYCSPVHKPDSVDELANKVRHRLLEDIVHPPSLETLSQQLGRPKETLIRNFKNQFGIPPKSFLNNNRIEKAKYLLRYGMNIVDVATEVGFSDQSQFHRNFVSYTASTPRQYQQLTSFFDNNS, encoded by the coding sequence ATAAGTCGTTATTGCTCACCAGTACATAAGCCAGATAGTGTTGATGAGTTAGCAAATAAGGTAAGACACCGGCTGCTTGAAGATATCGTCCATCCTCCTTCTCTGGAGACACTTTCTCAGCAACTGGGCAGACCAAAAGAGACGCTGATTCGTAACTTCAAAAACCAGTTCGGTATCCCGCCTAAGTCATTCTTAAATAATAACCGGATTGAAAAAGCTAAGTACTTGCTTAGATATGGTATGAACATCGTAGATGTTGCAACGGAAGTAGGTTTTTCTGACCAAAGTCAGTTTCATCGTAACTTTGTCAGCTACACTGCTTCTACGCCAAGGCAATATCAGCAGCTAACGTCATTTTTCGACAATAATTCCTAA
- a CDS encoding AraC family ligand binding domain-containing protein, protein MKMEFHILANTVRDIDQRFWSSKAVSHLTIRSTHNSIQGYKAHSHPELSIGIIESGATQTFVDGRHIVLGEGDIVLIEPDLVHACNPVEGKPRSYHMLYVDNTWCCNLLSRLYGYQVTQFICEQRVVSEAECGLRLSTLIGLLSGLESKK, encoded by the coding sequence ATGAAAATGGAGTTTCATATCTTGGCTAATACCGTTCGTGACATTGACCAGCGTTTCTGGAGTAGTAAGGCTGTTTCGCATCTGACCATTCGCTCTACGCACAACAGTATTCAGGGCTACAAAGCGCACAGCCATCCTGAGCTTTCAATTGGCATTATTGAGTCAGGTGCGACTCAGACATTCGTTGACGGTCGGCATATTGTTCTGGGTGAAGGCGACATTGTTTTAATCGAGCCTGATCTGGTACATGCCTGTAATCCTGTTGAGGGTAAGCCCCGTAGTTACCATATGCTTTATGTTGATAACACGTGGTGCTGCAACCTGCTATCAAGGTTATACGGATATCAGGTAACGCAGTTTATATGCGAGCAAAGGGTGGTTTCTGAAGCTGAGTGCGGGCTGAGATTATCTACTTTAATTGGTTTACTGTCTGGGCTGGAATCCAAGAAGTAG